In one Nicotiana tomentosiformis chromosome 6, ASM39032v3, whole genome shotgun sequence genomic region, the following are encoded:
- the LOC104088178 gene encoding RHOMBOID-like protein 13, with amino-acid sequence MGKPLFYEILEKPATSCVIGICSAIWFYIQKSNIGYSHVGMSYETAVEGHHWRIITSAFSHISVLHLVFNMSALWSLGVVEQLGDIGLGVEYYLHYTLVLVLLSGMLVVAMYHILIQKFKLEYFRRVTAVGYSCVVFGWMTILSVKQPSSKLNLFGFLSLPISFAPFESLIFTSIIVPQASFLGHLSGIIVGYAVGWGLIHGMNNYWAVTLLGWTVVVFVFSLKKSATFDLNFLEIEPVTDPSLPSVRFLAAGNGRTLQMSTLADTGSNLV; translated from the coding sequence ATGGGGAAACCATTATTTTATGAGATATTGGAAAAGCCAGCAACGAGTTGTGTGATTGGAATATGCAGTGCAATTTGGTTCTATATTCAGAAATCAAATATTGGTTATTCACATGTTGGTATGAGTTATGAAACTGCTGTGGAAGGTCATCATTGGAGGATAATAACATCAGCGTTTTCGCATATTAGTGTGCTTCATCTTGTTTTTAATATGAGTGCACTTTGGAGTCTTGGAGTTGTTGAACAATTGGGAGATATAGGTCTTGGGGTAGAGTACTATCTTCATTATACATTGGTTTTGGTTCTTCTTTCGGGCATGCTTGTCGTAGCAATGTACCATATTTTGATTCAGAAATTTAAGCTTGAGTATTTTCGAAGAGTTACTGCTGTTGGATATTCTTGTGTGGTGTTTGGGTGGATGACGATTCTTTCAGTCAAGCAACCGTCGTCAAAGCTGAATCTTTTTGGTTTTCTTTCACTTCCCATCAGTTTTGCGCCATTTGAGTCACTTATATTTACTTCTATTATTGTTCCTCAAGCGAGTTTTCTTGGGCATTTATCGGGAATCATTGTTGGTTATGCTGTTGGTTGGGGTCTGATACATGGGATGAACAATTACTGGGCGGTTACACTGCTGGGATGGACTGTGGTTGTGTTTGTTTTCAGTTTGAAAAAGTCTGCTACATTTGATTTGAACTTTCTTGAGATTGAACCTGTCACCGATCCCTCTTTGCCTTCTGTACGGTTTCTTGCAGCTGGAAATGGTAGAACTTTACAGATGAGTACATTAGCAGATACTGGCTCCAATCTTGTATAG